The following nucleotide sequence is from Podospora bellae-mahoneyi strain CBS 112042 chromosome 1 map unlocalized CBS112042p_1, whole genome shotgun sequence.
ccataCCCAATAGGCGACTGCACCAGACGCTGCTGATTCGTCACAGGCGGGTATTTATACTGCGAGAGAAAACTCCCCATCGTCATGGCCGAGTCAGGCGGCGTCTTACCACCCTTGCTCATCACGGCAAGAAAATCGTCGTCTTCAAAAGAGGGGCCGTTCATGTTCCTCTCTAGTCTCAGCGCCAGAAAGGGGGTTTCTGGCTCGACGACGATAGGGGCATCATTCAAGAAGGGGGCGCCCGGGTTGAGCTTGTTGCCTGTTCCGTAGGGTGCAGAGGCCAGAAAGGGGGTTTCGGGGATTGGTTCGGCTGGTTTGGTGGATTTGCGACGGTCCCGGCTTTTGCTCCTGCTTCGGGCTCGCTTGATGACCTGGGAGAGGcggcgggtggtggaggaggagttgggggggtAGTTGCTGAGGGGGACAGGGGGGACGGGTGGGAGgtcggggatggggatggggaccGGTCTGATGACTGGGCATTGGGCGGAGGATACCCTTTGTGAAGAGGGATCTGTTGCTGGTTTGTGGTAGACTCGTTCGTGTTGGTAGTGTTGgtaggggggttgatgaggtcttTGGGGTTGTCGCTTTTGGATTGATTGGTCCGACGAGGTTTTCTTCAGCGTGTTTGCCCCTGGGACGGAGATGACTTGGAGTTGAAGAAGCAAAGCTTGGTGTGAGGAATTTCTTCGGGGTATGACCAACGGGGGGAGATTGTCGTGGCGcattttttcctttttctgCGTGGGCTTTGAAGTCGCATCGGAAAGGGATGACGATGAATCTCGCGGTTGAAGAGAAAAACGGGGTATGCTGAAGCGTTTGGATGGCATTTCGGTTTGATTTGGTCCTGGTGTTCGTGGAACCCGTAAGGAAAGCGGAACTTCAAATTGGGCCCAGTATTCCCCACTAAGTGGCAGGGTCGTTTTGTGAGTGTTTATTGTttcggttgttgttgccattgTGGTGATGTATTCAGGGGTATTTTGGTTCTGCACTGATGCGTCCAAGACTTGGTAGCAATGGACCACCGGCGAAGCGGCAGAAGGAAGTAAAAAGGGGGGCGGTAGCGTTGATATAACCTTTCACCCGTCCTTTTCAAATCACTCACCAAACGGGGGCTTAGACAAAATCACCCGACAAACGTTGCCCCGACTGATGTGAATATAGACGGCTTGGTTTTAGTAGGTGGAACGGCTGAGGTAGAAACCGATCAAGAGCCGACAGAGTGGGAAGCGCCACTTTTACATCCTCATCTTGTAATGAGTGTGCGGAGAATTGGTGTGGCTCGGTCCCTTACGATCCTCACTTGACAAAGAACGGAGCCGGGAATATCTTGCGCGCATTAGTCGTGGCGGGCTCTGAGAGGGCCGGGGCACAAGGCCAAAACTAACAAAAAGGCCCATGGGGCTGAAGATCAGCCGCGCCCCCGACCGCAATGGCTAATACGCAATGGCAACTCAGGATCCGGGGCAgtggacgatgacgagggagCCAAATGCACGACGGGAGGTGGGAAATCCGGttgctcagcctcctccgccgtggAGCCAACATGTCAGCACCCAACAACATTTCAACAGATCTTGACAACAATGATATTAAGCTTTGAGTATTTACAATGATTTCTACTTTGCCCTTTACAACTCATTTCTCTCACCTCGGCCAGTATTTTCTGAATTGCTCTATGTTTATGGTTGGGCCCAACAGTCTGGTCGAGACTGTTGGACTCAAGTGCATCTTGGTTCTTTGTTGGTTTGCACAGCCCCCTTTTTGATCGCCAGGCCGCGCCAGCCAAACCTTGCTTCTACCGCCATCAACCCTGACCCGGAAATGTAATATTTTTTCCAAATGTGAGATCCGAGTAGTACCTGGGTTGTCGGACCGAGAACCAATGACTTTCTTGCTGTTTCTTGAGTGTCTGTGGGAACTTTGAACAGCCAGTTCTGGGTTGGGCACAAGTCACCTTCACACCAGCAGGGAATCGAAAGCACGGTAAAAAGGCCACAAGCAGCCATGGAACAAGTTGTCTTGTTGGACTATATAAGCAAGGCCAGCCAGTTCTGTTTTTTCCTGGCTTCCACCCAGCTTGTCCTCCCCCAAGCTCCATCTCTGAATTCatgacaaaagaaaagccgGCAGTATGTGCCAAGTCGCAGGTCTGCTTCAAGCAAGCCAAGATGTAATaagcaagaaaagaaaaagtaggGTATCGTATCCAAAAGCCCACCACGCCATGCCATGATGTATGCCCGAGAACACCCCGATCCCGCCAAACCAgaattgttgttgttgttgttgttgttgaaaaaTCACCAACGCCCGTCGCTAAACCAAAATCCATCAAACCCATTTTTCCACCATCTTGAAAGTCGTgcaaaaagacaaaaacactagtcaccaccacacatcCCTTGCTCTTTTCTGCCCAGCGTGGCCAACACCAAGTCCGTTCACCTGTCCGTTATTGGGGCCGTGATTCATCCTGCTGTATCCTCCCTGTCCTCCGGGACCAGTCGGGCTGCCCCTCACACTGCCTCTCGGGCTCGTCACGGTCGAGCTGGTCTTTCCTCCGCTAGCGGCATACCCGCCATACCCGGCACCCGCGTGAAACCCAGCATTCAACCCCTGAACTGGACCGCCCTGCTGCCACGGACCACCACTACCAGGTctggcttgctgctggtgttgctgaagaTCCTCCAGGAGATTGATCAACTTCGCCTTGTTCCACAGCCTCCTCACATGCAGCTGCTTCACGTCGTCGTAAGGGTTGGGAGGTACCAACTCAAAGAGGAGCATGCTCTCAGCCCACTTGGTGGCCACTTGCTCGTCCGCGTCGATGAAGCTGAAGGTCAcggcatcctcgtcgtcgggtAACCGGCAGGTGATGAACCaggtgatgaaggaggggaggaagaatgtGACTTCCTTTGTGGTAGGGGAGAACTGAGGAGCGCGGTGGTAGCCGCTCAGAGGATTGTTGTGAAGTGTGCGGTatgggttgtggttgttgagctgTGGGGAGTGGTGTGGGGAAAAGGAGGATgctcgttgttgttgccggGCGTCTTCCGCTTTGAGGTAGGAGGCGTAGGCGGCTGCCACGGTTTTGTGAGAGAAGACGAGGCTGACCCGGTCATCTGTGACCGAGACGTCGACTGATACTAGATTTGGCATGTCGTTGATTTTGGTGTGAGTTGTGCcgccggtgttggtgatatTTGAAGTCGTCAAAATATCGCAAGGGTGTGTGAGATTGGTGACGTCggtgtcgttgtcgtcgtcgatagTTCGATCGAGGTGCAGCAGCAAAGTTGAATCTTTCTGTTGAAGAGCTCAGCCCAAGCAGTCTGGATCACGATATTAGTACCATCTCGCCTCTTTCCTCTCCCAAAGCTGAGCGGATGACTCTTTGCCCAACTTGTGCTCTGTTGTGCGATCGTTGCCACACTGGCCAATCGCGTGGCTCCAGTTGTTCGACCAGACCTTCGCTTTAACCTCAAACACGTCTTCTTGCAGCGAGGGAAAAA
It contains:
- a CDS encoding uncharacterized protein (EggNog:ENOG503PPCN), which codes for MPNLVSVDVSVTDDRVSLVFSHKTVAAAYASYLKAEDARQQQRASSFSPHHSPQLNNHNPYRTLHNNPLSGYHRAPQFSPTTKEVTFFLPSFITWFITCRLPDDEDAVTFSFIDADEQVATKWAESMLLFELVPPNPYDDVKQLHVRRLWNKAKLINLLEDLQQHQQQARPGSGGPWQQGGPVQGLNAGFHAGAGYGGYAASGGKTSSTVTSPRGSVRGSPTGPGGQGGYSRMNHGPNNGQVNGLGVGHAGQKRARDVWW